One Vitis riparia cultivar Riparia Gloire de Montpellier isolate 1030 chromosome 4, EGFV_Vit.rip_1.0, whole genome shotgun sequence genomic window carries:
- the LOC117913324 gene encoding uncharacterized protein LOC117913324 — protein sequence MANRSHVRSISLPSRSHPTTLKIQQQLNKLTTLEASSTSALGKTSNGLSGLEELYNCMDELLSLPSTQQALSLHQHEKWVNELLDGPVSLLDICGTARDVISQFKENVGDLQSALRRRKGDVCIEISINNYICSRKKMNKDAKKFLAAMKKDNKSPLLDQEHQLSTMIRVFREVNIMSISIFQSLLLLLSTPVLKSRPSRWSLVSKFMHKGAVSCEESAENTELESVDLALGVLSSEEAKLETMQIALKGVEALEVSIEGLEKGLERMFRRLVKTRASLLNIISH from the coding sequence ATGGCTAACCGATCCCATGTTAGATCAATTAGCCTGCCTTCCAGATCCCATCCTACCACTCTCAAAATCCAACAACAGCTTAACAAGCTCACAACATTGGAGGCATCATCTACATCAGCGTTGGGGAAAACCTCCAATGGCCTATCTGGACTGGAAGAGTTGTACAATTGCATGGATGAGCTTCTTAGTTTGCCGTCCACCCAACAAGCCCTTTCCCTCCATCAACATGAGAAATGGGTCAATGAATTGTTGGATGGACCTGTAAGCCTTTTAGATATTTGCGGCACTGCAAGGGATGTTATATCACAATTTAAGGAAAATGTTGGAGATCTTCAATCTGCCCTCAGGAGGAGAAAAGGAGATGTGTGCATTGAAATCAGCATCAACAATTACATTTGTTCAAGAAAGAAGATGAACAAGGACGCCAAAAAGTTTCTAGCAGCAATGAAGAAGGATAACAAGTCTCCACTCTTAGATCAAGAGCACCAGCTCTCCACAATGATTAGAGTGTTCAGGGAAGTTAATATAATGAGCATTTCAATCTTTCAGTCACTGCTGTTGCTCTTGTCCACACCAGTGTTGAAGTCAAGACCATCTAGGTGGTCACTGGTTTCCAAATTTATGCACAAGGGGGCAGTCTCTTGCGAAGAAAGCGCTGAGAACACGGAGTTGGAGAGCGTGGATTTGGCACTAGGTGTCCTTTCAAGTGAAGAAGCCAAGTTGGAGACGATGCAAATTGCTCTTAAAGGAGTGGAGGCTTTGGAGGTGAGCATTGAAGGCCTTGAAAAGGGTTTGGAGCGCATGTTTAGGCGATTGGTGAAAACAAGAGCCTCTCTCCTCAACATCATCTCCCACTAG
- the LOC117913325 gene encoding uncharacterized protein LOC117913325, translating to MQDNVAAEKHWEKISNGLSGLQELHQCLDELLNLYSTQQALSHHQNKKWVDELLDGSVKLLDICGATRDVISQVKENVGDLQSALRRRKGDVCIESSINNYIYWRKKMNKDAKRLLAAMKKMDNKGGASPLLDQDHHLSTMMRELREVNIMSISIFQSLVLLLSTPVLMPKLSRWPLVSKFMQKGAVSCEENAENMKELESVEFSLGAISSEEAKLETMEIARKRLEGLEVSIEGLDKGFGVHV from the exons ATGCAGGATAACGTGGCAGCAGAGAAG CATTGGGAAAAAATCTCCAATGGTCTATCTGGACTGCAAGAATTGCACCAGTGCTTGGATGAGCTCCTTAATTTGTACTCCACCCAACAAGCCCTCTCCCACCATCAAAATAAGAAATGGGTCGATGAATTGTTGGATGGATCTGTAAAGCTTTTAGATATTTGTGGCGCAACAAGGGATGTAATATCACAAGTTAAGGAAAATGTTGGAGATCTTCAATCAGCTCTCAGGAGGAGAAAAGGAGATGTGTGCATTGAAAGCAGCATCAACAATTACATTTATTGGAGAAAGAAGATGAACAAGGATGCCAAAAGGTTGCTAGCAGCAATGAAGAAGATGGATAACAAGGGTGGGGCCTCTCCACTCTTAGATCAAGATCACCATCTCTCCACAATGATGAGAGAGCTCAGGGAAGTTAATATAATGAGCATTTCCATCTTCCAGTCACTTGTCTTGTTGTTGTCCACACCAGTGTTGATGCCAAAACTAAGTAGGTGGCCACTGGTTTCCAAATTTATGCAGAAGGGGGCAGTCTCTTGCGAAGAAAATGCTGAGAACATGAAGGAGTTGGAGAGCGTGGAATTCTCACTAGGTGCCATTTCAAGTGAAGAAGCCAAGTTGGAGACGATGGAAATTGCACGCAAAAGACTGGAGGGTTTGGAGGTGAGCATTGAAGGCCTTGACAAAGGGTTTGGAGTGCATGTATAG
- the LOC117913549 gene encoding uncharacterized protein LOC117913549 → MAAPSATHGSKCTVRSISLPTRLHPHSLIIEAELNKLKAWEVSCASVLVSPGAETIQIGLAGVMELYNYVEELIHSPLTRQALLRHQHRKLVEEALDGSVTLLDACGTAKDILLMTNEHVQDLQSALRRRGGDSSNESNIASYICFRKKVKKDISKCLGALQRMESRLGSSPLLHLDHHLAVVVRLLREVSGITISTFRSLLLFFSMPAVRKMFGGWSLITKLMPMASGKGQKIVNEVGSVDVAIHTLQEQLHNSDAKVELQVTQRRLEALNVSIEGLEAGVNCMYRCLIQNRVSLLNVLNQ, encoded by the coding sequence ATGGCAGCCCCATCTGCAACGCATGGTTCAAAATGTACCGTAAGGTCCATTAGCTTACCCACCAGGTTACACCCCCATTCCCTTATAATTGAAGCAGAGTTGAACAAGCTAAAAGCCTGGGAAGTGTCATGCGCTTCAGTACTAGTTTCCCCAGGGGCCGAGACCATTCAAATTGGTTTGGCTGGGGTCATGGAGTTGTACAACTATGTTGAGGAACTCATTCACTCTCCCCTTACCCGGCAAGCTCTTCTTCGCCATCAACACCGAAAACTAGTGGAAGAGGCTCTAGACGGATCAGTCACGTTACTAGACGCATGTGGCACAGCCAAAGACATATTGCTGATGACAAACGAACATGTGCAAGACCTTCAGTCTGCTTTACGTAGAAGGGGTGGAGACTCAAGCAATGAGAGTAATATCGCTTCTTACATTTGCTTCAGGAAGAAGGTGAAGAAGGATATCTCCAAGTGTCTTGGGGCATTGCAGCGAATGGAAAGCAGACTTGGATCCTCTCCTCTCTTACATCTTGACCACCATCTTGCAGTGGTGGTTAGACTGCTAAGAGAGGTAAGCGGCATCACCATATCCACCTTTCGGTCCCTCTTGTTATTCTTCTCCATGCCAGCAGTGAGGAAAATGTTTGGGGGGTGGTCATTGATTACGAAATTGATGCCCATGGCTTCAGGGAAAGGGCAGAAGATTGTGAATGAGGTGGGGAGTGTTGATGTTGCCATCCACACTCTTCAAGAACAACTACACAACAGTGATGCCAAGGTAGAATTGCAAGTTACCCAGAGGAGGTTAGAGGCACTCAATGTTAGCATTGAAGGTCTTGAAGCCGGAGTGAATTGCATGTATAGGTGTCTAATCCAAAATAGAGTCTCCCTCCTCAACGTCCTCAATCAATGA
- the LOC117913671 gene encoding uncharacterized protein LOC117913671: MAGLSSPVAQHRSRSISLPFRLQPGSLKVEARVHKLKTWEASSLSTIVPLGAETLQTGLAGLAGLAELYSCVEELIHYPLVQQTLFYNRHGKLVEGALDMSVVLLDMCGTVRDLFGMMKEHVQDLQSALRRKGGDSSTVSNVNAYICFRKKVKRDVAKCLRTLKQMASKIGSFPLMDVHHHLSVVVQVLSELSASSISILRSLLLYLSLPAMKTKASGWSLVSKLMQAGSLASGRSQESTNEVACVDFALVSLNRHSRGSNNMVDLQMTQRKLQTLDIRIQDIEAGLACLYRRLIQHRVSLLNILTVKT, translated from the coding sequence ATGGCAGGCTTATCTTCACCTGTTGCCCAGCACCGTAGCAGGTCCATAAGCTTGCCCTTCAGGTTACAGCCCGGTTCCCTTAAAGTTGAAGCCAGGGTACACAAACTGAAAACCTGGGAAGCATCATCACTTTCCACAATAGTTCCTTTGGGAGCTGAGACTCTTCAAACTGGTCTGGCTGGTCTGGCTGGTCTTGCAGAATTGTACAGTTGTGTGGAGGAACTCATTCACTATCCCCTCGTCCAACAAACTCTTTTCTACAACCGACATGGAAAACTAGTGGAAGGGGCGCTGGACATGTCTGTTGTATTGCTAGACATGTGTGGCACTGTGAGGGACTTATTCGGTATGATGAAGGAACATGTTCAGGACCTTCAGTCAGCCTTACGGAGAAAGGGTGGAGATTCAAGCACTGTTAGTAACGTCAATGCATACATTTGCTTCAGAAAGAAGGTGAAGAGGGATGTAGCCAAGTGCCTTAGAACACTGAAGCAAATGGCGAGCAAAATTGGTTCTTTTCCTCTGATGGATGTACATCACCATCTTTCAGTGGTGGTTCAGGTGCTTAGCGAATTAAGCGCCAGCTCCATCTCTATCCTTCGGTCCCTCTTGCTATATCTGTCTTTGCCAGCAATGAAGACAAAGGCTAGTGGGTGGTCATTGGTTTCAAAGTTGATGCAAGCGGGGTCACTGGCTTCTGGGAGAAGCCAGGAGAGCACCAATGAGGTAGCATGTGTTGATTTTGCACTGGTCTCCCTCAATAGGCATAGCCGGGGCAGCAACAATATGGTTGATCTGCAAATGACACAAAGGAAATTACAGACACTTGATATTAGGATTCAAGATATTGAAGCTGGATTAGCTTGCTTGTATAGACGCCTAATCCAGCATAGGGTTTCCCTCCTAAACATCCTCACTGTAAAGACATAG